The following proteins are encoded in a genomic region of Triticum dicoccoides isolate Atlit2015 ecotype Zavitan chromosome 1B, WEW_v2.0, whole genome shotgun sequence:
- the LOC119310002 gene encoding putative leucine-rich repeat receptor-like protein kinase At2g19210, producing the protein MVARWLLPLVLLLGLAGVLQVHGQVDKLASFITIDCGLPENSPGYMDNVTKLRATGDAGFTNAGTNHNISTEYITPTMGWTWHTVRSFPIGVRNCYTIRPVGSAGPNYLIRAFFMYGNYDGLDRLPIFDIYLGVNYWKTVNITGADIPLIVEVIAYVYGGIVQVCLVNTGSGTPFITSLGLRPLKTTLYPQVNATQGLVLITRSSFGTNKTVRYPDDAYYRVWLPWTKPHSDEWLEISTAENVEDNLESFEVPSAVMRTAITSANASSPVRFSWDAVRNANYHVPGYSWMLYFAELQKDAVRGFYITTNGELSYPHVMTPAYLAMDAIFQRKPVHGFDRYDISLNATANSTLPPIINAVEVFSVLPTTGVATAAQDVSAVTAVRDKYRVKKNWMGDPCAPRKFAWDGLSCNYAVSGPPTVKGLNLSSMGLSGSISSSFGNLKGLQYLDLSRNNLTGSIPDTLSQLTSLTLIDLTGNRLTGEIPSMLLKRSQDGFLTLRYNNNPDLCSNGNSCVPPKKKSNSMVPVYVAIPIVAVLVIVLLLVLLICMRRRRQGTASNSIKPQNETRFTPSHSWNRNKDSSLQLNNQRFTYEEIKVITNNFQRVIGQGGFGKVYDGFLENGTQVAVKLRSESSAQGVQEFLVEAQTLAKIHHKNLVTMIGYCNDREHLALVYEYMSEGALHEHLRGRHHDTTLTWAQRLCIAQESAQGLEYLHKGCNPPLIHRDVKTSNILLNANLEAKIADFGLLKAFNCDDDTHVSTARLVGTHGYIAPEYLTTLQLTNKTDVYSFGVVLLEIVTGQPHILNNPEPSSLTKWVQERLSQGNIEGVVDARMHGEHDINSVWKAAGIALKCTEQTPAQRPTMTEVVVQLQECLELETARCSGGSTNPKFYMASSSDPFSSYNPYATNQSASVSHSNDVFEVERLGRAPTMTTGPVAR; encoded by the exons ATGGTAGCCCGGTGGCTGCTACCGCTAGTGCTtcttctcggcctcgccggcgttcTTCAGGTCCATGGCCAGGTCGACAAGTTAGCCA GTTTCATAACGATAGACTGTGGCCTGCCGGAGAATTCCCCTGGCTACATGGACAACGTCACCAAGCTCCGGGCAACCGGGGACGCCGGCTTCACCAACGCCGGGACCAACCACAACATCTCCACCGAGTACATCACCCCGACGATGGGCTGGACTTGGCACACCGTGCGCAGCTTCCCCATCGGCGTGCGCAACTGCTACACGATCCGCCCAGTAGGATCGGCCGGGCCCAACTACCTCATACGCGCCTTCTTCATGTACGGCAACTACGACGGTCTCGATAGGCTGCCCATCTTCGACATTTACCTCGGCGTCAACTACTGGAAGACCGTTAATATCACTGGCGCTGACATACCATTGATCGTGGAGGTCATCGCCTACGTCTATGGCGGCATTGTGCAGGTATGCCTCGTGAACACCGGCTCCGGGACGCCGTTCATCACCAGCCTGGGTCTGAGGCCCCTAAAGACGACGCTCTACCCGCAAGTCAACGCGACGCAGGGGCTTGTTCTTATCACCAGGTCCAGCTTTGGCACTAATAAGACCGTGAG GTACCCGGACGATGCCTACTACCGGGTATGGCTCCCGTGGACCAAGCCGCATTCGGACGAGTGGTTGGAGATCTCAACGGCCGAGAACGTGGAAGACAACCTCGAAAGCTTCGAGGTGCCCTCCGCCGTGATGCGCACCGCCATCACGTCCGCCAACGCCTCCTCCCCCGTCCGCTTCTCGTGGGACGCGGTGCGGAATGCCAACTACCACGTCCCCGGGTACTCCTGGATGCTCTACTTCGCGGAGCTGCAGAAGGACGCCGTGCGCGGGTTCTACATCACCACCAACGGCGAGCTCTCGTACCCGCACGTCATGACGCCGGCGTACCTGGCAATGGACGCCATCTTCCAGCGCAAACCTGTCCATGGCTTCGACCGGTACGACATCTCGCTGAACGCCACCGCGAACTCGACGCTCCCGCCAATCATCAACGCCGTCGAGGTCTTCTCGGTCCTCCCTACCACCGGCGTAGCCACGGCCGCTCAGGATG TTTCTGCCGTCACGGCGGTCAGAGACAAGTACCGGGTGAAAAAGAACTGGATGGGGGATCCCTGCGCGCCGAGGAAATTCGCGTGGGATGGATTGAGTTGCAACTACGCTGTTTCGGGACCACCAACTGTCAAAGGCTT GAATCTGTCTTCAATGGGTCTGAGTGGCAGTATCTCTTCTTCTTTTGGGAATCTCAAAGGTTTACAATACTT GGATTTGTCTCGCAACAACCTCACCGGCTCCATTCCTGACACCCTTTCACAATTGACATCGCTTACACTTAT TGATTTGACAGGAAACCGGCTTACAGGAGAAATTCCTTCCATGCTTCTGAAAAGAAGCCAAGATGGCTTCCTAACTCTGAG ATACAATAACAATCCGGACCTCTGCAGCAATGGCAATTCTTGTGTGCCTCCAAAGAAGAAGAGCAATTCAATGGTTCCTGTCTATGTTGCTATTCCAATAGTTGCAGTGCTCGTGATTGTGTTGCTTTTAGTGCTGCTCATTTGCATGCGAAGGAGAAGGCAAG GAACAGCAAGCAACAGCATCAAGCCGCAGAATGAGACGCGCTTTACCCCGTCGCACTCTTGGAATAGAAACAAAGACAGCTCACTGCAACTGAACAATCAGCGGTTCACGTACGAGGAAATAAAGGTCATAACGAACAACTTCCAGCGAGTGATCGGCCAAGGAGGGTTTGGTAAAGTCTATGatggattcttggagaatggcACCCAGGTGGCTGTCAAGCTTCGGTCTGAATCATCAGCTCAAGGTGTACAAGAGTTCCTGGTCGAG GCTCAGACATTGGCTAAGATTCATCACAAAAATCTTGTAACCATGATTGGCTACTGCAACGATAGAGAGCACCTAGCCCTCGTGTACGAGTACATGTCCGAAGGAGCCCTACATGAACATCTGAGAG GCAGACACCACGACACAACATTAACCTGGGCACAGAGACTTTGTATTGCACAGGAATCCGCACAAG GGCTTGAGTATCTACACAAGGGCTGCAATCCACCCCTCATCCATAGGGATGTGAAAACATCAAACATCTTGCTAAATGCGAACCTTGAGGCCAAGATTGCCGATTTCGGCCTACTCAAGGCATTCAATTGCGACGATGATACCCATGTGTCCACAGCCAGGTTGGTTGGCACGCATGGTTACATTGCCCCTGA GTACCTAACAACATTGCAGCTGACTAATAAGACGGATGTGTATAGTTTTGGAGTAGTGTTGTTGGAAATAGTCACGGGCCAACCTCATATCTTGAATAATCCAGAACCTTCAAGCCTTACCAAGTGGGTCCAGGAACGGCTTTCCCagggaaacatagagggtgtggtgGATGCGCGCATGCATGGAGAGCACGACATCAACAGCGTGTGGAAAGCAGCGGGCATTGCTCTCAAGTGTACTGAGCAAACACCGGCGCAACGGCCCACAATGACCGAGGTGGTGGTACAGCTGCAAGAGTGCCTCGAGCTTGAGACTGCGCGCTGCAGCGGTGGCAGCACAAATCCTAAGTTTTACATGGCCAGCAGCAGCGACCCATTCTCAAGTTATAATCCATACGCCACCAACCAGTCTGCTAGTGTGAGCCATAGCAATGATGTATTTGAGGTGGAGCGTTTAGGCAGGGCTCCAACTATGACTACTGGTCCTGTCGCCAGGTGA